In Serratia sp. FDAARGOS_506, a genomic segment contains:
- the hpaR gene encoding homoprotocatechuate degradation operon regulator HpaR, translating into MHESLTIALLQARETAMGFFRPILKSHNLTEQQWRIIRVLANSRSIEFHELAAETCILRPSLTGILSRMERDKLIFRLKPVNDQRKLYVSLTQQGQDLYEVARHQVEQGYAEIEAAFSQQKMDQLMTLLDELITLGDSLPANVTAHPAKK; encoded by the coding sequence ATGCATGAATCGTTAACCATCGCCCTGCTGCAGGCGCGTGAAACCGCCATGGGGTTCTTCCGCCCGATCCTGAAAAGCCACAATTTGACCGAACAGCAATGGCGCATCATCCGCGTGCTGGCCAACAGCCGTTCGATCGAATTCCACGAACTGGCGGCGGAAACCTGCATTCTGCGTCCCAGCCTGACAGGCATTCTGTCGCGCATGGAGCGCGACAAGCTGATCTTCCGCCTGAAACCGGTCAACGATCAGCGCAAGCTGTACGTGTCGCTGACCCAGCAAGGCCAGGATCTGTATGAAGTGGCGCGCCACCAGGTGGAACAGGGCTACGCCGAGATTGAAGCCGCCTTTTCGCAGCAGAAAATGGACCAGTTGATGACGCTGCTGGACGAGCTGATCACCCTGGGCGACAGCCTGCCCGCCAACGTCACAGCGCATCCTGCCAAGAAGTGA
- a CDS encoding fumarylacetoacetate hydrolase family protein, which produces MKGTVFSVALNHRSQLDAWDQAFHQPPYQTPPKTPVWFIKPRNTHLANGGAIPFPAGETVHSGGTLAVIIGDTARKVPAAQVSRYLAGYALANDVSLPESSFYRPAIKAKCRDGFCPLGEIGQLANADRLEIVTEINGVEQDRWSTADLVRSVPELIAAISDFITLQPGDAVLIGTPHQRVEIKPGDEVTVRAAGLPTLTNRVAQAGAAS; this is translated from the coding sequence ATGAAAGGCACCGTATTTTCCGTTGCGCTGAATCACCGCAGCCAACTGGACGCCTGGGATCAGGCGTTTCACCAGCCGCCGTATCAGACCCCGCCCAAAACCCCGGTCTGGTTTATCAAACCGCGCAACACCCACCTCGCCAACGGCGGGGCGATCCCGTTCCCGGCCGGTGAAACCGTTCACAGCGGCGGCACGCTGGCGGTGATCATCGGCGATACCGCGCGCAAGGTGCCGGCAGCGCAGGTGAGCCGTTATCTGGCCGGTTATGCGTTGGCCAACGACGTCAGCCTGCCGGAGAGCAGCTTCTACCGCCCGGCGATCAAGGCTAAATGCCGCGATGGGTTCTGCCCGCTGGGGGAGATCGGCCAGTTGGCGAATGCCGATCGGCTGGAGATCGTCACCGAGATCAACGGCGTGGAGCAGGATCGCTGGTCCACCGCCGATCTGGTGCGCTCGGTGCCGGAGCTGATCGCCGCCATCAGCGACTTCATCACCCTGCAGCCGGGCGATGCGGTGCTGATCGGCACCCCGCACCAGCGGGTGGAGATCAAACCGGGGGATGAGGTGACGGTGCGCGCCGCCGGCCTGCCCACTCTGACCAACCGCGTCGCCCAGGCAGGAGCCGCATCATGA
- a CDS encoding fumarylacetoacetate hydrolase family protein — translation MKHARIRHHGQIFNVQVDDQLRVTLPNGEVLQEREVEWLPPAQGTVFALGLNYADHASELEFKAPEEPLVFLKAPNTLTGHLQVSVRPSGVEYMHYEAELVAVIGKTARNVSREHAMEYVAGYTLCNDYAIRDYLENYYRPNLRVKSRDTLTPIGPYIVDRDDVADPHRLALSTYVNGELRQRGSTADMIFDIPFLVAYLSEFMTLQPGDMIATGTPKGLADVQPGDEVVVEIEGIGRLVNHIISEKDYEESLR, via the coding sequence ATGAAACATGCCCGTATTCGCCATCATGGCCAGATCTTCAACGTGCAGGTAGACGACCAGTTGCGCGTCACGCTGCCGAACGGCGAGGTGCTGCAGGAACGTGAAGTTGAATGGTTGCCGCCGGCGCAGGGCACAGTGTTCGCCCTGGGGCTGAACTATGCCGACCACGCCAGCGAGCTGGAATTCAAGGCGCCGGAAGAACCGCTGGTGTTCCTCAAGGCGCCGAACACCCTGACCGGCCATCTCCAGGTGTCGGTGCGCCCGTCCGGGGTGGAGTACATGCACTACGAAGCCGAACTGGTGGCAGTGATCGGCAAGACTGCGCGCAATGTCAGCCGCGAGCATGCCATGGAGTACGTGGCGGGTTACACCCTGTGCAACGACTACGCCATTCGCGATTACCTGGAGAACTACTATCGGCCGAATCTGCGGGTGAAGAGCCGCGATACCCTGACGCCGATCGGGCCTTACATCGTCGATCGCGACGACGTCGCCGATCCGCACCGGCTGGCGCTCAGCACCTACGTCAACGGTGAGTTGCGCCAACGCGGCAGCACCGCCGACATGATTTTCGACATTCCGTTCCTGGTCGCCTACCTGAGCGAGTTCATGACGCTGCAGCCGGGCGACATGATCGCCACCGGCACGCCGAAAGGGCTGGCCGACGTGCAACCGGGCGATGAAGTGGTGGTGGAGATCGAGGGCATCGGCCGTCTGGTTAACCACATTATCAGTGAAAAAGATTACGAGGAGAGCCTGCGATGA
- the hpaE gene encoding 5-carboxymethyl-2-hydroxymuconate semialdehyde dehydrogenase, translated as MKTINHWINGKNVASKEYFTTTNPANGEVLAEVASGGQLEIDQAVAAAKEAFPKWANTPMKERARLMRRLGELIDQNVPQIAEMETADTGLPIHQTKNVLIPRASHNFEFFAEVCQQMNGKTYPVDDKMLNYTLVQPVGVCALVSPWNVPFMTATWKTAPCLALGNTAVLKMSELSPLTADRLGELALEAGIPAGVLNVVQGYGATAGDALVRHKDVRAVSFTGGTATGRRIIESAGLKKFSMELGGKSPVLIFEDADIERALDAALFTIFSINGERCTAGSRIFIQESIYPEFVKRFAERANRLRVGDPQDPNTQVGALISPQHWEKVSGYIRLGLEEGATLLAGGPDKPAGLSHGNFLRPTVLADVDNRMRVAQEEIFGPVACLLPFKSEEDGLRMANDVEYGLASYIWTQDVSKVLRLARGIEAGMVFVNTQNVRDLRQPFGGVKASGTGREGGEYSFEVFAEMKNVCISMGDHPIPRWGV; from the coding sequence ATGAAAACCATCAACCACTGGATCAACGGCAAGAACGTCGCCAGCAAAGAGTATTTCACCACCACCAACCCGGCGAACGGCGAGGTGCTGGCGGAGGTGGCCTCGGGCGGCCAACTGGAGATCGACCAGGCGGTGGCGGCAGCAAAAGAGGCTTTCCCCAAGTGGGCCAATACGCCGATGAAAGAGCGTGCGCGCCTGATGCGCCGTCTGGGTGAACTGATCGACCAGAACGTGCCGCAGATCGCCGAAATGGAAACCGCCGACACCGGTCTGCCGATCCACCAGACCAAAAACGTGCTGATCCCGCGCGCCTCGCACAACTTCGAGTTCTTCGCCGAGGTGTGCCAGCAGATGAACGGCAAGACCTACCCGGTGGACGACAAGATGCTCAACTACACGCTGGTGCAGCCGGTGGGGGTGTGCGCGCTGGTGTCGCCGTGGAACGTGCCGTTCATGACCGCTACCTGGAAAACCGCGCCTTGCCTGGCGTTGGGTAACACTGCGGTGCTGAAGATGTCCGAACTGTCGCCGCTGACCGCCGATCGCCTGGGCGAGTTGGCGCTGGAGGCCGGTATTCCGGCCGGGGTGCTGAACGTGGTGCAGGGCTACGGCGCCACCGCCGGCGACGCATTGGTGCGCCATAAAGACGTGCGCGCGGTCTCCTTTACCGGCGGCACCGCCACCGGCCGCCGCATTATCGAAAGCGCCGGGCTGAAGAAATTCTCCATGGAGCTGGGCGGCAAGTCGCCGGTGCTGATCTTTGAAGACGCCGACATCGAGCGGGCGCTCGACGCCGCGCTGTTCACCATCTTCTCGATCAACGGCGAACGCTGCACTGCCGGTTCGCGCATCTTCATTCAGGAGAGCATCTACCCGGAATTCGTCAAACGCTTCGCCGAACGCGCCAACCGCCTGCGCGTGGGCGATCCGCAAGATCCCAACACCCAGGTGGGGGCGCTGATCAGCCCGCAGCACTGGGAAAAAGTCTCCGGCTATATCCGCCTCGGGCTGGAAGAAGGGGCGACCCTGCTGGCCGGAGGACCGGACAAACCGGCCGGTTTGAGCCACGGCAACTTCCTGCGCCCGACGGTGCTGGCGGATGTCGACAACCGGATGCGCGTGGCGCAGGAGGAGATTTTCGGGCCGGTGGCCTGCCTGCTGCCGTTCAAATCAGAAGAAGACGGCCTGCGCATGGCCAACGACGTGGAGTACGGCCTGGCGTCGTACATCTGGACGCAGGATGTGAGCAAGGTTCTGCGCCTGGCCCGCGGCATTGAAGCGGGCATGGTTTTCGTCAACACCCAAAACGTACGCGATCTGCGCCAACCGTTCGGCGGCGTGAAAGCTTCCGGCACCGGCCGCGAAGGCGGCGAATACAGCTTCGAAGTGTTCGCCGAAATGAAGAACGTGTGCATTTCCATGGGTGATCACCCGATCCCGCGTTGGGGCGTTTAG
- the hpaD gene encoding 3,4-dihydroxyphenylacetate 2,3-dioxygenase — MGKLALAAKITHVPSMYLSEIPGKNFGCRQAAIDGHKEIGARCREMGVDTIVVFDTHWLVNSAYHINCSAHFSGVYTSNELPHFIRDMTYDYDGNPALGQLIADEACKLGVRAKAHDIPSLKLEYGTLVPMRYMNADKHFKVVSISAFCTVHDFADSRRLGEALKSAIEKYDGTVAVLASGSLSHRFIDDQRAEEGMNSYTRQFDQQMDERVVKLWEEGRFREFCEMLPEYADYCYGEGNMHDTVMLLGLLGWDKYDGKVEFITPLFASSGTGQVNAVFPLPAEA; from the coding sequence ATGGGTAAGTTAGCGTTAGCCGCCAAGATTACACATGTTCCATCGATGTATCTGTCGGAAATCCCTGGGAAAAACTTTGGCTGCCGGCAGGCGGCCATCGACGGCCATAAAGAGATCGGCGCGCGTTGCCGCGAGATGGGCGTCGACACCATCGTGGTGTTCGACACCCACTGGCTGGTGAACAGCGCCTATCACATCAACTGCAGTGCGCATTTCTCCGGCGTGTACACCAGCAACGAGCTGCCGCACTTCATCCGCGATATGACCTACGACTACGACGGCAACCCGGCGCTGGGGCAGCTGATCGCCGACGAGGCCTGCAAGCTGGGCGTGCGCGCCAAGGCGCACGACATTCCGAGCCTGAAGCTGGAATACGGCACGCTGGTGCCGATGCGCTACATGAACGCCGACAAGCATTTCAAAGTGGTGTCGATCTCGGCGTTTTGCACCGTGCATGACTTCGCCGACAGCCGCCGGCTGGGCGAGGCGCTGAAAAGCGCCATCGAGAAATACGACGGCACCGTGGCGGTGCTGGCCAGCGGTTCGCTGTCGCACCGCTTCATCGACGATCAGCGCGCCGAAGAGGGCATGAACAGTTACACCCGCCAGTTCGATCAGCAAATGGACGAACGGGTGGTCAAGCTGTGGGAAGAGGGGCGCTTTCGCGAGTTCTGCGAAATGCTGCCGGAGTATGCCGATTACTGCTACGGCGAAGGCAACATGCACGACACCGTGATGCTGCTGGGCCTGCTCGGCTGGGACAAGTACGACGGCAAGGTGGAGTTCATCACCCCGCTGTTCGCCAGTTCCGGCACCGGGCAGGTTAACGCCGTGTTCCCTTTGCCCGCTGAAGCCTGA
- a CDS encoding 5-carboxymethyl-2-hydroxymuconate Delta-isomerase — MPHFYAECTDNIRREADLPTLFAKVNEALAATGIFPLAGVRSRAIWLDTWQMADGKQDYAFVHMTLKIGHGRSLESRQQVGEMLFALIKEHFAALMAQRYLALSFTMEELDPVLNYKQNNVHALFNKA; from the coding sequence ATGCCCCATTTTTACGCTGAATGTACCGACAACATCCGCCGCGAGGCGGATTTGCCCACCCTGTTCGCCAAGGTTAACGAGGCGCTGGCGGCGACCGGCATCTTCCCGCTGGCCGGCGTGCGCAGCCGCGCCATCTGGCTCGATACCTGGCAGATGGCCGACGGCAAGCAGGACTACGCCTTCGTGCACATGACGCTGAAGATCGGCCACGGCCGCAGTCTGGAAAGCCGCCAGCAGGTGGGCGAGATGCTGTTTGCGCTGATCAAGGAACACTTCGCCGCGCTGATGGCGCAGCGTTACCTGGCGCTCTCTTTCACGATGGAAGAGCTGGATCCGGTGCTGAATTACAAACAGAACAATGTCCACGCGCTGTTCAACAAGGCGTGA
- the hpaH gene encoding 2-oxo-hept-4-ene-1,7-dioate hydratase, whose amino-acid sequence MLDKEQVNRAVQRLHQAEKSREQIRALSLDHPEITIEDAYAIQRQWVELKIAEGRTLKGHKIGLTSRAMQVSSQITEPDYGALLDDMFFNDGSDIPIDRFIVPRVEVELAFVLAKPLRGPNCTLFDVYNATDYIIPALEIIDARSHNVDPETQRPRKVFDTISDNAANAGVVMGGRPIKPDALDLRWISALLYRNGVIEESGVAAAVLNHPANGVAWLANKLAPYEVELEAGQVILGGSFTRPVPARRGDTFHVDYGQMGCISCRFV is encoded by the coding sequence ATGCTGGATAAAGAGCAGGTTAACCGCGCCGTACAGCGCCTGCATCAGGCGGAAAAGAGTCGTGAACAGATCCGCGCGTTGTCGCTCGATCATCCCGAGATCACCATCGAAGACGCTTATGCCATTCAGCGGCAGTGGGTGGAGCTGAAGATCGCTGAGGGGCGCACGCTCAAGGGCCACAAGATCGGCCTGACCTCGCGCGCCATGCAGGTCAGTTCGCAGATCACCGAACCGGACTACGGCGCGCTGCTGGACGACATGTTCTTCAACGACGGCAGCGACATTCCGATCGATCGCTTCATCGTGCCGCGGGTGGAGGTGGAACTGGCGTTCGTACTGGCCAAGCCGCTACGCGGGCCGAACTGCACGCTGTTCGACGTCTACAACGCCACCGACTACATCATTCCGGCGCTGGAGATCATCGATGCGCGCAGCCACAACGTCGATCCCGAGACGCAGCGGCCGCGCAAGGTGTTCGACACCATCTCCGACAACGCCGCCAACGCCGGTGTGGTGATGGGTGGACGGCCGATCAAGCCGGATGCGCTGGACCTGCGCTGGATCTCCGCGCTGCTGTACCGCAACGGCGTGATTGAAGAGTCCGGCGTGGCGGCGGCGGTGCTCAACCACCCGGCTAACGGCGTGGCCTGGCTGGCCAACAAGCTGGCGCCGTATGAGGTGGAGCTGGAAGCGGGGCAGGTGATCCTCGGCGGATCCTTCACCCGGCCGGTGCCGGCGCGGCGCGGCGACACCTTCCATGTCGACTACGGCCAGATGGGCTGCATCAGCTGCCGCTTTGTCTAA
- the hpaI gene encoding 4-hydroxy-2-oxoheptanedioate aldolase — MLTNHFKRALQEKRPQIGLWLGLCSSYSAELLAGAGFDWLLIDGEHAPNNVQTVLGQLQAVAPYPSQPVVRPPWNDAVIIKQLLDVGAQTLLIPMIQNAEQARDAVRATRYPPHGVRGVGSALARASRWNRVPDYLQQADEQMCVLVQIETREAVKNLDAILQVEGVDGVFIGPADLSADMGFAGNPQHPEVQRTIDDAIARIRAAGKAPGILMANKALAQRYLEAGALFVAVGVDTTLLARAAEALADEFKQGGAQAPSAGVY, encoded by the coding sequence ATGTTAACCAACCATTTCAAGCGTGCGCTGCAGGAAAAGCGCCCGCAGATCGGGCTGTGGCTCGGCCTGTGCAGCAGCTACAGCGCCGAGCTGTTGGCCGGCGCCGGTTTCGACTGGTTGCTGATCGACGGCGAACATGCGCCCAACAACGTGCAGACGGTGCTGGGGCAGCTGCAGGCGGTCGCGCCTTACCCGAGCCAGCCGGTGGTGCGGCCGCCGTGGAACGACGCGGTGATCATCAAGCAGCTGCTGGACGTCGGCGCGCAAACCTTGCTTATCCCGATGATTCAAAACGCCGAACAGGCGCGCGACGCAGTGCGCGCCACGCGCTATCCGCCGCACGGCGTGCGCGGCGTCGGCAGCGCCCTGGCGCGCGCTTCGCGCTGGAACCGGGTGCCCGATTACCTGCAGCAGGCCGATGAACAGATGTGCGTGCTGGTGCAGATTGAAACCCGCGAGGCGGTGAAAAACCTCGACGCCATTCTGCAGGTGGAAGGGGTGGACGGCGTGTTTATCGGCCCGGCGGATCTCAGCGCCGACATGGGGTTTGCCGGTAATCCGCAGCACCCGGAGGTGCAGCGCACCATCGACGACGCCATCGCGCGCATCCGCGCCGCCGGCAAGGCGCCGGGCATTTTGATGGCCAACAAGGCACTGGCGCAGCGCTATCTGGAGGCCGGCGCGCTGTTCGTCGCGGTGGGGGTGGACACCACCCTGCTGGCGCGGGCGGCGGAAGCCCTGGCGGACGAATTCAAACAGGGCGGGGCGCAAGCGCCTTCAGCGGGAGTCTACTAA
- the hpaX gene encoding 4-hydroxyphenylacetate permease — MNHVDSLQPANPAQQHKALTAAEQSVIKKLFRRLIIFLFVLFVFSFLDRINIGFAGLTMGKDLGLSSTMFGLAATLFYATYVIFGIPSNMMLSRVGARRWIATIMVLWGIASTCTLFATGPTSLYVLRMIVGITEAGFLPGILVYLTYWFPAFYRARANALFMIAMPVTMAIGSLVSGYILALDGVMNLKGWQWLFLLEGIPSVLLGVVVWFYLDDTPAKAKWLTDEEKTSLRAMMEADKLQLVQPNGPSSHRALQQRSLWREVFTPIVLMYTLAYFCLTNTLSAINIWTPQILQSFNQGSSNVVIGILAAIPQICTIAGMVWWSKRSDRLQERKHHTALPYLFAAAGWLLASATDHSLIQLLGIVMASVGSFTAMAIFWTTPDQSISLEARAVGIAVINATGNIGSALSPVLIGWFKDLTGSFNSGLYFVSALLIVGAVLVWRIPMKDSRPRATP; from the coding sequence ATGAACCACGTCGATTCGCTGCAGCCGGCCAACCCGGCGCAGCAACATAAAGCGTTAACCGCCGCCGAGCAATCGGTGATTAAAAAGTTGTTTCGGCGCCTGATCATCTTCCTGTTCGTGTTGTTTGTTTTTTCTTTCCTCGACCGCATCAACATCGGCTTCGCCGGGCTGACGATGGGCAAAGATCTCGGTCTCAGCTCGACCATGTTCGGGCTGGCGGCGACGCTGTTCTACGCCACCTATGTGATCTTTGGCATTCCGAGCAACATGATGCTGAGCCGGGTCGGTGCGCGACGCTGGATCGCCACCATCATGGTGCTGTGGGGCATCGCTTCTACCTGCACCCTGTTCGCCACCGGGCCGACCAGCCTGTACGTGCTGCGCATGATCGTCGGCATCACCGAGGCCGGCTTCCTGCCAGGCATTCTGGTGTATCTCACCTACTGGTTTCCGGCGTTCTACCGCGCCCGCGCCAATGCGCTGTTCATGATCGCCATGCCGGTGACCATGGCGATCGGCTCGCTGGTTTCCGGCTATATCCTGGCGCTGGACGGGGTGATGAACCTGAAGGGTTGGCAGTGGCTGTTCCTGCTGGAAGGCATTCCGTCGGTGCTGCTGGGCGTGGTGGTGTGGTTCTACCTCGACGATACGCCGGCCAAGGCCAAGTGGCTGACCGACGAGGAGAAAACCAGCCTGCGGGCGATGATGGAGGCCGACAAGCTGCAGCTGGTGCAACCCAATGGGCCGAGCAGCCACCGCGCGCTGCAGCAACGCAGCCTGTGGCGTGAGGTCTTCACGCCGATCGTGCTGATGTATACGCTGGCCTATTTTTGCCTGACCAACACCCTGAGCGCGATCAACATCTGGACGCCGCAGATCCTGCAGAGCTTCAACCAGGGCAGCAGCAACGTGGTGATCGGCATTCTGGCGGCGATCCCGCAGATCTGCACCATCGCCGGCATGGTGTGGTGGAGTAAACGATCCGACAGGCTGCAGGAGCGTAAGCACCACACCGCGCTGCCGTACCTGTTCGCCGCCGCCGGCTGGCTGCTGGCGTCCGCCACCGATCACAGCCTGATCCAACTGCTGGGGATCGTGATGGCCTCGGTTGGCTCCTTTACCGCCATGGCGATCTTCTGGACCACGCCGGATCAGTCGATCAGCCTGGAAGCGCGGGCGGTGGGGATCGCGGTGATCAACGCTACCGGCAACATCGGATCGGCGCTCAGCCCGGTGCTGATCGGTTGGTTCAAGGATCTGACCGGCAGCTTCAACTCCGGGTTGTATTTCGTCTCGGCGCTGTTGATCGTCGGCGCCGTGCTGGTGTGGCGCATTCCGATGAAGGATTCGCGCCCGAGAGCGACGCCTTGA
- the hpaA gene encoding 4-hydroxyphenylacetate catabolism regulatory protein HpaA, whose product MRKSTGFITNIDICKEYDARYAADEVHYETFAGLAAFFGRDMQVHWHDCFFQVHFLETGKIELQLDDQHYSVQAPLFILTPPSVPHAFFTEPDSDGHVLTVRQELIWPLLERLYPGSNLALDMPGICLSLADAPQELTALSHYWALIRREFGQNLAGREQTLALLAQAVFTLLLRNTALEDSANSGVRGELQLFQRFNKMVDERFREHLPVPEYAQALGVTESRLNDLCRRFANRPPKRLIFDRLLREAKRMLLFSACTVHETAYSLGFKDPAYFARFFNRLEGCSPSTYRAAQHALS is encoded by the coding sequence GTGCGGAAAAGTACCGGCTTTATCACCAACATCGATATTTGCAAAGAGTATGACGCGCGTTATGCCGCCGACGAGGTGCACTACGAAACCTTCGCCGGGCTGGCGGCGTTCTTTGGTCGCGACATGCAGGTGCACTGGCACGACTGCTTCTTCCAGGTGCATTTTCTGGAGACCGGCAAGATAGAGCTGCAGCTCGACGACCAGCATTATTCAGTGCAGGCGCCGCTGTTCATCCTCACGCCGCCGTCGGTGCCGCATGCGTTCTTCACTGAACCGGACAGCGACGGCCACGTGCTGACGGTGCGCCAGGAGCTGATTTGGCCGCTGCTGGAGCGTCTGTATCCCGGCAGCAACCTGGCGCTGGACATGCCGGGTATCTGCCTGTCGTTGGCCGACGCGCCGCAGGAGCTGACGGCGCTCAGCCACTATTGGGCGCTGATCCGCCGCGAGTTCGGGCAGAACCTGGCCGGGCGCGAACAGACGCTGGCGCTGCTGGCGCAGGCGGTGTTCACGCTGCTGCTGCGCAACACCGCATTGGAAGACAGCGCCAACAGCGGCGTGCGCGGTGAACTGCAGCTGTTTCAGCGGTTCAACAAGATGGTGGACGAGCGTTTTCGCGAGCACCTGCCGGTGCCGGAGTATGCGCAGGCGTTAGGCGTGACCGAATCGCGGCTCAACGACCTGTGCCGGCGCTTCGCCAACCGGCCACCCAAGCGGCTGATCTTCGATCGGCTGCTGCGCGAGGCCAAACGCATGCTGCTGTTCAGCGCCTGTACGGTGCATGAAACCGCCTACAGCCTCGGCTTCAAGGATCCGGCCTATTTCGCCCGTTTTTTCAATCGGCTGGAAGGCTGTTCCCCCTCGACCTACCGCGCGGCGCAACACGCCCTTTCGTAA
- the hpaB gene encoding 4-hydroxyphenylacetate 3-monooxygenase, oxygenase component yields the protein MKPEDFRADSKRPFTGAEYLKSLQDSREIYIYGERVKDVTTHPAFRNAAASVGQLYDALHDPASQDRLCWNTDTGNGGYTHKFFRYARSPEEMRQQRDAIADWSRQSYGWMGRTPDYKAAFGCALGAYPEFYGQFADNARHWYKRIQETGLYFNHAIVNPPIDRHKPVNEVKDVYIQVEKETDAGIIVSGAKVVATNSALTHYNFIGFGSAQVMGDNPDFALMFVAPMDAEGVKLISRASYELVAGATGSPFDYPLTSRFDENDAILIMDHVLIPWENVLIYRDFDRCRRWSTQGGFARLFPLQACVRLAVKMDFITALLQKSLSCTGVLEFRGVQADLGEVVAWRNLFWSLSDAMCAEATKWENGAYLPDSAALQTYRVMAPMAYTKVKHIIEKNVTSGLIYLPSSVRDMNNPEIDKYLARYVRGSDGMDHVERIKILKLMWDAIGSEFGGRHELYEINYAGSQDEIRLQCLRHAQGSGNMDRMMQMVDKCLADYDQHGWKVPHLRNNDDINQLDNLLK from the coding sequence ATGAAACCAGAAGACTTTCGTGCCGACAGCAAACGCCCGTTCACCGGCGCCGAATACCTGAAAAGTTTGCAGGACAGCCGCGAAATCTACATTTACGGCGAGCGCGTGAAAGACGTCACCACGCACCCGGCGTTCCGCAACGCGGCGGCGTCAGTCGGCCAGCTGTACGATGCGCTGCACGATCCGGCCAGCCAGGATCGCCTGTGCTGGAATACCGACACCGGCAACGGCGGCTATACCCACAAATTCTTCCGCTACGCTCGTAGCCCGGAAGAGATGCGCCAGCAGCGCGACGCCATCGCCGACTGGTCGCGCCAAAGCTACGGCTGGATGGGGCGTACGCCGGACTACAAGGCGGCCTTCGGCTGCGCGCTGGGGGCTTATCCGGAGTTCTACGGTCAGTTCGCCGACAATGCGCGCCACTGGTACAAACGGATTCAGGAAACCGGGCTCTATTTCAACCACGCCATCGTCAACCCGCCGATCGACCGCCACAAGCCGGTCAACGAGGTGAAGGACGTCTACATTCAGGTGGAGAAAGAGACTGACGCCGGCATCATCGTCAGCGGCGCCAAAGTGGTGGCCACCAACTCGGCGTTGACCCACTACAACTTCATCGGCTTCGGTTCGGCGCAGGTGATGGGCGATAACCCGGACTTTGCGCTGATGTTCGTGGCGCCGATGGACGCCGAAGGGGTGAAGCTGATTTCGCGCGCCTCTTACGAGCTGGTGGCCGGCGCCACCGGATCGCCGTTCGACTACCCGCTCACCAGCCGCTTCGACGAGAACGACGCGATCCTGATTATGGATCATGTGCTGATCCCGTGGGAAAACGTGCTGATCTACCGCGATTTCGATCGCTGCCGCCGTTGGAGCACCCAGGGCGGTTTCGCCCGGCTGTTCCCGCTGCAGGCCTGCGTGCGCCTGGCGGTGAAGATGGACTTCATCACCGCGCTGCTGCAAAAGAGCCTCTCGTGTACCGGCGTGCTGGAGTTCCGCGGCGTGCAGGCCGATCTGGGCGAAGTGGTAGCCTGGCGCAACCTGTTCTGGTCGCTGAGCGACGCGATGTGCGCCGAAGCCACTAAATGGGAAAACGGCGCTTATCTGCCGGATTCCGCCGCGCTGCAAACCTATCGCGTGATGGCGCCGATGGCTTACACCAAGGTGAAACACATCATCGAGAAGAACGTCACCAGCGGCCTGATCTATCTGCCGTCCAGCGTGCGCGACATGAATAACCCGGAGATCGACAAGTATCTGGCGCGCTACGTGCGCGGATCGGACGGCATGGATCACGTTGAACGCATCAAGATCCTCAAGCTGATGTGGGATGCGATCGGCAGCGAATTCGGCGGCCGCCACGAGCTGTATGAGATCAACTACGCCGGCAGCCAGGATGAGATCCGTCTGCAGTGCCTGCGCCATGCGCAGGGATCCGGCAACATGGATCGCATGATGCAGATGGTTGACAAGTGCCTGGCCGATTACGATCAGCACGGCTGGAAGGTGCCGCACCTGCGGAACAATGACGATATTAATCAGTTGGATAATCTGCTGAAGTAA